From Bacillus sp. FSL K6-3431, the proteins below share one genomic window:
- a CDS encoding YqkE family protein, giving the protein MKNKRQVKIKDKDLGTTLKDGLNSEILEKLQQTKQELQEQELEVKRAEKEQLAKEKKQREKNKTFEELLNETSLDWKKYK; this is encoded by the coding sequence ATGAAAAATAAAAGACAAGTGAAAATAAAAGATAAAGACTTAGGTACCACGTTAAAAGATGGGTTAAACAGTGAAATATTGGAAAAGCTGCAACAAACAAAGCAAGAATTACAAGAGCAAGAATTAGAGGTAAAACGCGCGGAAAAAGAACAATTAGCTAAGGAAAAAAAACAGCGTGAAAAAAATAAAACTTTTGAAGAATTATTAAATGAAACATCTTTAGATTGGAAGAAGTATAAGTGA
- a CDS encoding asparagine synthase-related protein has protein sequence MSAIAGIYHQDGEPMSVEHISGIMKALEKFPANDVQTWHKENVFLGCHAQWITPESIGEQLPFYDYERRLAITADAIIDNRDELFERLQVDREDRKKITDSQLILLAYYKWGEQSPKFLVGDFAFMIWDEQERKLFGARDFSGARTLYFFRSQQRFAFCTAIKPLFSLAYIKKDLNEQWIAEFVANPLMFDSVDPSSTVYENIEHIPPSHSITVIANKVTLKRYNTLPEGNKLILKSDDDYKEAFQDVFQKAVNERLRTHLPVGSHLSGGLDSSSVVSFAAKTLLKENKKLHTFSYVPVDDFVDWTHRSRIANERPQIESIVQHVGNILPNYLSFEDRNPYTEMDDWIEKLEMPYKFFENTFWLKGIYEEASKKGVGVLLNGQRGNWSISWGPIFDYYALLLKRMKWLRLNQEMYQYAKNIGSGRKRILSVVTKKAFPFLYQSEYSKDEDFPIFINKDFALRTKVLEKLSEHGIDPRGRIDSNSYKIRNQQFQQLYYWNTIGTYGTKLSLHYGVVDRDPTNDLRVIKFCLSLPEEQYVQNGMGRSLVRRSTEGYLPDNIRLNLRTKGVQGADGVHRMRSNWDNFIVEIEQLKGESLIQEYLDLSVIEKCLSMIKGNLKSEFAFSFEFKVLMRSLILTRFMKTLI, from the coding sequence ATGAGTGCAATAGCTGGAATTTATCACCAAGATGGGGAGCCAATGTCTGTTGAGCATATTAGCGGAATCATGAAGGCATTAGAAAAGTTTCCTGCAAATGATGTTCAAACTTGGCATAAGGAAAATGTTTTCTTAGGTTGTCATGCTCAGTGGATTACACCTGAATCTATAGGAGAACAATTACCTTTCTACGACTATGAAAGAAGGTTAGCGATTACCGCTGATGCGATTATTGATAATCGAGATGAGTTGTTTGAGAGATTACAAGTTGATCGTGAAGATAGAAAAAAGATCACAGATAGCCAATTGATATTGCTCGCTTACTACAAGTGGGGGGAACAGTCACCAAAGTTTTTAGTAGGTGATTTTGCTTTTATGATTTGGGATGAACAAGAACGGAAGTTGTTCGGTGCGAGGGACTTTTCAGGCGCAAGAACATTATACTTTTTCCGTAGTCAGCAACGCTTTGCTTTTTGTACCGCAATAAAGCCATTATTTTCATTAGCTTATATAAAGAAAGATTTGAATGAACAGTGGATTGCCGAGTTTGTGGCGAATCCATTAATGTTTGATTCAGTCGATCCGTCTTCAACAGTTTATGAAAATATTGAACATATACCCCCTTCACATTCAATTACAGTTATAGCAAATAAAGTAACTCTAAAAAGATATAATACTTTACCTGAGGGGAATAAATTAATACTAAAATCGGATGATGATTATAAAGAAGCCTTTCAGGATGTATTTCAAAAGGCAGTCAACGAGAGATTACGTACTCATCTTCCTGTTGGTTCTCATTTGAGCGGTGGATTGGATTCTTCATCGGTCGTTAGTTTTGCAGCAAAAACTCTATTGAAGGAAAATAAAAAGTTACATACATTTAGCTATGTTCCTGTAGATGATTTTGTGGATTGGACACATAGAAGTAGAATTGCAAATGAAAGACCCCAAATCGAATCTATCGTCCAACATGTAGGGAATATATTACCGAACTATTTAAGCTTTGAGGATAGAAATCCATATACAGAGATGGACGATTGGATTGAGAAATTAGAGATGCCTTATAAATTCTTCGAAAACACATTCTGGTTAAAGGGAATTTATGAAGAAGCAAGTAAAAAGGGAGTAGGTGTTCTTTTAAATGGGCAAAGGGGTAATTGGTCGATATCTTGGGGTCCTATCTTTGACTACTATGCTTTATTACTAAAAAGAATGAAATGGTTGCGACTTAATCAAGAAATGTATCAATATGCTAAAAATATAGGATCTGGTAGGAAAAGAATATTATCGGTAGTTACTAAAAAGGCATTTCCATTTTTATATCAAAGTGAATATTCAAAAGATGAGGATTTTCCGATTTTCATAAACAAAGACTTCGCTTTAAGAACTAAAGTATTAGAAAAATTATCTGAACATGGTATTGATCCTAGGGGAAGAATTGATTCAAACTCATATAAAATAAGAAACCAGCAGTTTCAACAATTGTATTACTGGAACACAATTGGAACATACGGAACAAAGTTATCCTTACATTATGGAGTTGTAGACCGAGATCCAACAAATGATTTAAGGGTTATTAAATTTTGCTTATCACTTCCAGAAGAACAATATGTGCAAAATGGTATGGGCAGATCCTTGGTAAGAAGATCAACAGAAGGATATCTACCAGACAATATACGTTTGAATTTACGTACAAAAGGTGTGCAAGGTGCTGATGGCGTACATCGTATGAGGTCAAATTGGGATAACTTTATCGTTGAAATAGAACAATTAAAAGGTGAATCATTAATACAAGAGTATTTGGATCTTAGTGTCATAGAAAAGTGCCTTTCTATGATTAAGGGCAATCTAAAATCGGAGTTTGCATTTAGTTTTGAATTTAAGGTTTTAATGAGAAGTTTGATTTTGACTCGTTTTATGAAAACCTTGATTTGA
- a CDS encoding paeninodin family lasso peptide — MKKVWKRPELEVLNVRMTMAGPGLTIADAVQPDPDEPDTVHHDS; from the coding sequence ATGAAAAAAGTATGGAAAAGGCCGGAATTAGAAGTACTTAATGTTAGGATGACTATGGCAGGGCCGGGGTTAACGATTGCTGATGCGGTTCAACCCGATCCGGATGAACCGGACACGGTCCATCATGATAGTTAA
- a CDS encoding asparagine synthase-related protein, translating to MSAITGIYQLNNAPIHLEHGNNLMKSLEQFPSDDIRTWRNEEVFFGCHAQWITPESVNERLPFYNNERKLAITSDAIIDNRTELFERLQVKQSQKNTITDSELILLAYLKWGKESPKYLIGDFAYMIWDERNQTLFGARDFSGARTLYYYKDQSRFAFCTIMEPLFKLPNIKKELNEEWLAEFIVIPTIVESADVHNTVYKNIYQLPPSHTIIVVNGKSSLERYWHLPPTETLRLKSDEEYHEAFRQVFDLAVTEKLRTHGQVGAHLSGGLDSGSVVSFATKALQKENKQLHTFSSIPEDNFNDWTPKYYAADERLFIKETVRHAGNISDHYLSFEGKSPLADVDDFLALMEMPYKFFENTYWLKGISEKAHNEGVKIVLNGARGNHSISWGSERLNIEYYASLLKKLKLIHLNQELNGYCRNFRTDKRVMLPIVAKNAFPNFAQLFTKSKGVDYQFPSFINPVFAQKTDVYNRLQRYDMDISGSFRGDLNEYRRKHYDQLYFWNKSGTATTKLSLRYSLWDRDPTNDLRVIRFCLSIPEEQYVQKGMERSFLRSATRDILPDSIRLNHYVRGIQAADTIHRMKSSWKAFMEELHQLKNDSLMSEILDVKAIEAALSHIGDQPRPELVWSNEFKILTRSLIVSRFIKGFS from the coding sequence ATGAGCGCAATAACAGGAATTTACCAGTTAAATAATGCCCCAATCCATCTTGAACATGGCAATAACCTAATGAAGTCCTTGGAACAGTTTCCTTCTGATGATATTCGAACATGGCGAAATGAGGAAGTTTTTTTCGGCTGCCATGCTCAATGGATCACTCCTGAGTCAGTTAATGAACGATTACCCTTTTATAATAATGAACGGAAGTTAGCTATTACATCCGATGCAATAATAGACAATCGAACAGAATTATTTGAAAGATTACAAGTTAAACAATCCCAGAAAAATACGATCACTGATAGTGAATTGATTCTACTCGCATACTTAAAATGGGGCAAGGAATCTCCTAAATATTTGATTGGTGATTTTGCATATATGATTTGGGATGAAAGAAATCAAACTCTTTTTGGCGCAAGAGACTTTTCTGGAGCACGTACCCTTTATTATTACAAAGATCAGTCTCGTTTTGCTTTTTGCACGATTATGGAACCTTTATTCAAACTCCCAAATATAAAAAAAGAACTTAATGAAGAATGGCTCGCGGAATTTATAGTTATTCCAACCATTGTCGAGAGTGCAGATGTACATAATACTGTTTATAAAAATATTTATCAACTTCCTCCTTCACATACAATTATAGTAGTAAACGGTAAATCCTCACTTGAAAGGTATTGGCATTTACCTCCAACTGAGACTTTAAGATTAAAGTCTGATGAAGAGTACCATGAAGCATTTCGCCAAGTTTTCGATTTAGCGGTTACTGAAAAACTGCGTACACATGGGCAAGTTGGTGCACATTTAAGTGGTGGCCTTGATTCAGGATCAGTTGTCAGTTTTGCTACAAAAGCACTTCAGAAAGAGAATAAACAATTACATACCTTTAGCTCCATTCCAGAAGACAATTTTAATGATTGGACGCCTAAATATTATGCTGCAGATGAAAGACTTTTTATAAAAGAGACCGTAAGACATGCAGGGAATATTAGTGATCATTACTTGAGTTTTGAAGGGAAAAGTCCGCTAGCGGATGTGGATGATTTTCTCGCGTTGATGGAAATGCCATATAAATTCTTTGAAAATACATACTGGCTAAAGGGAATTAGTGAAAAAGCTCATAACGAAGGTGTGAAAATAGTATTAAATGGCGCAAGAGGTAACCACTCCATTTCATGGGGATCTGAGAGATTAAATATAGAGTATTATGCTTCATTATTAAAAAAGTTAAAGCTTATCCATTTAAATCAAGAGTTAAATGGATATTGCCGGAACTTTAGGACTGACAAACGAGTAATGTTACCGATTGTGGCAAAGAATGCATTCCCCAATTTCGCCCAACTTTTTACAAAGAGTAAAGGAGTTGACTATCAATTTCCGTCCTTCATCAATCCGGTATTTGCCCAGAAAACCGATGTTTATAATCGTCTCCAACGATATGACATGGATATATCAGGGAGTTTCCGTGGAGATCTTAATGAATATCGAAGAAAGCATTATGACCAACTATATTTTTGGAATAAAAGCGGAACGGCCACAACGAAGTTGTCGTTACGATATTCATTATGGGATCGTGATCCAACAAATGATTTACGTGTCATTCGATTTTGTTTATCTATCCCAGAAGAGCAATATGTCCAAAAAGGAATGGAACGATCATTCTTAAGAAGTGCAACGAGAGACATTCTTCCGGACAGCATCAGGCTAAATCATTATGTGCGTGGAATTCAGGCAGCGGATACGATTCACCGAATGAAAAGTAGTTGGAAAGCTTTTATGGAAGAACTACACCAGTTAAAGAATGATTCTTTAATGTCTGAAATACTGGATGTGAAAGCAATTGAGGCAGCCTTATCACATATAGGGGACCAACCCAGGCCCGAACTCGTATGGAGTAATGAATTCAAAATATTGACTCGTAGTTTAATCGTTTCTAGGTTTATAAAAGGTTTTAGCTGA
- a CDS encoding paeninodin family lasso peptide: protein MKRQWKVPVLDILDINMTMNGPGNANADCFDVSEGKNETHPGQSNASCKDRPGLDS, encoded by the coding sequence ATGAAGCGACAATGGAAAGTACCGGTACTGGATATCCTTGATATTAATATGACAATGAATGGCCCTGGAAATGCAAACGCTGATTGTTTCGACGTATCGGAAGGGAAAAATGAAACACATCCGGGTCAATCAAATGCGAGTTGTAAAGACAGACCGGGCTTAGATAGTTAA
- a CDS encoding aldolase: MVTTLNKIVYKAFGLIMMSDIRLPELPEIIDKQQDVIDIVIELADLTELWKEFAEPNRHFVVKENIVLFQISNTAIYLIEEGKRIVVSPLHDADEDHVRLYVLGTCMGALLQQRKVLPLHGSAIAIDGKAYAIVGDSGAGKSTLASAFLNEGYQLISDDVIPVSLSNDNIPIVTPAYPQQKLWQESLDAFGMESDKYRSIFDREMKFAVPVTSKFVSTALPLAGVFELIKTDRNEVLIEPIVNLERLHTLFYHTYRNFFIARLGLMDWHFKITASIANKIKVYRVQRPINRFTANDLTSMIINTIEKE; the protein is encoded by the coding sequence ATGGTAACTACTTTGAACAAGATCGTGTATAAAGCTTTCGGATTAATAATGATGAGTGATATACGCCTGCCAGAATTACCTGAGATAATTGATAAGCAGCAGGATGTAATCGATATTGTAATAGAATTAGCGGATTTAACAGAGCTATGGAAGGAATTCGCTGAACCTAATCGTCATTTCGTTGTAAAAGAAAATATCGTATTGTTTCAAATTTCAAATACAGCCATTTATTTGATTGAGGAAGGGAAAAGGATTGTTGTTTCACCCCTGCATGACGCAGACGAGGATCATGTACGGCTTTACGTGCTAGGCACGTGCATGGGTGCCCTTTTACAGCAAAGAAAAGTCTTGCCTTTACATGGAAGTGCCATTGCAATCGATGGGAAAGCATATGCGATTGTAGGTGATTCAGGGGCAGGTAAATCGACGCTAGCTTCCGCTTTTTTAAATGAAGGTTATCAATTAATAAGCGATGACGTCATACCTGTATCTCTTTCCAATGATAATATTCCGATCGTAACTCCCGCATATCCACAACAAAAACTTTGGCAGGAAAGTTTAGATGCTTTCGGCATGGAATCTGATAAATATCGGTCAATTTTTGATAGAGAAATGAAATTCGCCGTTCCAGTTACATCAAAGTTTGTATCTACAGCATTACCATTAGCAGGAGTGTTTGAATTAATTAAAACAGATAGGAATGAGGTTCTGATTGAGCCTATTGTAAATCTTGAACGCTTGCATACCCTTTTTTATCATACGTATCGTAATTTTTTTATTGCTCGTCTAGGTTTAATGGATTGGCATTTTAAGATAACAGCAAGTATTGCTAATAAGAT